The genomic interval TAGTCAGAGTTTTGTTTTACCTCGAACAGGGAGCTGTCAAAATTCAAGATCTATGTAAATCCTACCGACCTGAGAAGAGCCTCAATCAACATCCTACTTGCAATGCTGCCATTGCCACATCACTTTGGCAACATTAAATCAGAGGTAAAGGCTTTGGATTAAATGTGATCTGTGTTTGTAGTGTAAGCCATTTTCTTTGACTGCAGCTTTCCTCTGTATCTAATGTGAAAACCCCTAATTTAAATGATGTTCCTACCTTAGGTAAGTACAAGTAGGTTGGGTTCTTTACCATGATGATATTGTGCTTCAGGTTCTGTTGGAAGGAAAGTTCAATGAAGAAGACGGTTGGCCTCATGACCAGCCAGTGTCTTTCCTGTCCCTGAGGCTACGTCTCGTCAATGTCCTCATAGGTGCACTGCAGACTGAGACTGACCCCACCAACACACAGCTCATCCTGGGTATCTTCTGGGTTCTTCATATCTTCTTGATCTTTTTATTAAACCttaacaataacaaaaacaactaacaataacaaaaagTCTTTATAGGATTCCATATAAAAGTTGTGTTATtgacccccctctctcccaATCTCTACCCATCTCAGGTGCAATGCTAAATATTGTTCAAGACTCAGCACTGTTGGAGTCCATTGGTGCACAGACTGAAACAGTAAGACTGTTTATTTACTCTACTGTATTTTATGATGCTAAAGGCAGAGTGATTAACTGGACATCatgatatttgtgtttttgtgttaggGGAGTATAGATGGGAGCCACATGACTGTGAGGAGTCAGAGTCACAGCCGTACCAACAGTGGCATTAGTTTCACCAGTGGGGGCAGCACAGAGGCCACCAGCCCGGACTCTGAGCGTCCTGCCCAGGCCTTACTCCGAGACTATGGTAAGACAAACCGCTGATATCATCATGCTTGGTGAATTAACACGATGGTGCCAGCTTTGCATAACAGGCTTGCAGGGGCATTATTTCATGTGATATTGTTACTtattaaataacacatttgttcCTTATAGCTAACGTGGTTAAGGTGGTATGCAGAGTTAAGAAGCGTTGGGTAAAATGTCTTTGTAGGTGAAACCAAAGTTATTTGGTGTGATGCAGTGCTGTTGTGGTTTGATTTGTCCGTAATGGAGTGGTTGCAACAATCTCaagcaaacaaatcaaaagcatttgaaaaatgttgtcttttccttGGAAGGGCTGAGCGATGTTTGACTAAATTAATGTGTTGGACACGATGTGAGAggcatttttgatttttaaaaaacagataatAGCAATCCCATTTAATTTTGCCTACAAGTTTATACCAATTTCCACTGAACACAATGGCAGTTATAGGTGACTTTGTTGAGCAGGAAATGGGGGGAGGGGAAGTTCCACAGGGTTCCTGTGGGACGGAACGGCTACATAGTGGTGTTAAGCTCAGTACTAGAAGGGAAAAAACAAGCGAGAGTGGGCAGGACGAGCCTGGTGGTAGTCGTTTCCTACGCAACAGCATATTCAGCATGGTTTGGGATTTTTTGCTCATCATATATTTATAAAATCCCGGGCTTGGTTACTAAAATTGGAGCCAGTGTCACAGCCTGTACCTAAGGCTCTATTAGTTCCAGTGGGTAACAGTTTTCTTTCAGAACAAAGTTGAGCAATTCTGGCAACTTTAGAGTCATGTTCAGCAGAAAGTCAGCCATTTCCTATATTGATTTGcagtgattaaaaaaagttgAAAGTGTATGTTCTATCAGTGTCAGCCCCAAATTAAAtagtaaaactttaaaataaattaatttatattACAGTAAACTCAtgggaaaataacaaaaacactaTATTCATGTTTCATGTAATTGTTTATCTGATATTGAGGAATGTTTAAAACTCTAATTGATTGAATTAGTTCATTTTGAATGATTATAGTGTACACAAATACATTCTTTCCGAGTCAAACCTTGATCACTCAGCCCTCTGCCTCAGCAGTTTATCCATTCATCCGTATGATTCCTTTCTCAACACTTTGTGCTAGTCTGGTCTAATGCATGCTTACAATACAAAGAGATATCTACTAACTGGGCTTCCAATCCTGTTGTGCTGTTTAACCTACCTATGTTGCCTGAATCCTACTTTGCTCTATTCTTTGCGGTGTTTGGTATTTCCGGGTGTTATATGGTCTAGCTCTTCCAGATACGGCGGCAGGCCTGTTGGTGCGCAGCATCCACCTGGTCACCCAGAGACTCAATTCCCAGTGGAGGCAAGACATGAGCATTTCACTGGCTGCCCTGGAGCTGCTGGCTGGGCTTGCCAAGGTAAAGCTGCAATGCCcacaacacacagagactcacTGTAACAATTTGAAATCATTACTACTGTAGCTGGCCAAGCAAAGGTGAGACTATTGTACAGCTTGCATTTCACCAGTGTTACACACCCTGAAGCTACTTCAACCTTTCAAACTAACAtttgataaaacaacagatggTGTGAAGGCACATCCTGGATTTGCTCCTTTAAGACGGCTTGAAGAAAAAACCCTATTCAAGAAATCGGGTTTATTGAACGTCTGTGCTTGTACCATGGCAACAGATAGCATCAAACTAACTTTCTACATGCCTTTTTAATTTGATCTTAACCCCAGGTCTCAGTTAACTTCTACATCTCCTGCCATTATACTGAAGAAAAATAATGGTGCTTTCAGGTGATTCATGTGGATTTCTATGTCAAAAGTTTCCCAAGTGCGTCACAAGGGAGTTGCCCACAAACTGTCAGCACAGTCCCACAAATGACCAAAACGAGAGAAGTTTCTGTCTGCAGTTTCTCAGCCTGGTAATGGCTTTGCAGTTGTTCCCAGTTTAGAAGTGCACCTGCGCTGCCACAATGCTATGAGAGGTGTCAGTTTCCAAATAAGGAAAGTAGATAGTAATTGGCCCTAAAATGTCAATATCCTACACCCAATGTAACACAAATGAAAAGTACTGAGGAGCAGAGATAGAAGACGTTGAGGCGACAATGAGGTTCAATAAAGTAACTTGAAATGTAAAGTTAAAAGTTGTGTAGTTTAacgtcaaaacattttttaaaaccacaAATAGTCGAATGTGTGCTAATTTAGTTGAACAGCCTTTCACTTACTCACCAAAACCTACAAAAACAAGTTGACAAGTGCATTCAAATTAAGGCTTTTATGATGAATCTTATGTGCACCATTTTCCTGTATTTTTCGTATTGTCTTAACCAGGTGAAGGTGGGAGTAGACTCCGCAGATCGCAAACGTGCCGTCAGCTCTATATGTGGGTACATTGTCTACCAGTGTAGCCGTCCAGCTCCTCTTCAATCCAGAGACCTCCACTCCATGATTGTAGCTGCCTtccagtttctgtgtgtgtggctcacAGAACACCCCGACATGTTGGATGAGAAGGTAGGTTTCAGGTCTTACAATTTTAATTTCTCTCATATAGTTATGAAGAAAGAGGGATATCATTTGATTTAGTAAAATTAAACTTTTATCAAGAACATATAGAAATGTGGATACCTTGCCATTTGTTCTAAGCGAAAGTATAAGTGAGTGTCAGTAATTATGTTTAAGTCTAGCCTAAGCTTAATTGTTAGGTAAAGAAAAATGTGCACTCCCGTTCTGAGACTCTgtaacctttgttttttttttgggatcaGGATTGTTTGGTAGAAGTTTTGGAGATTGTGGAGTTGGGCATATCCGGCAGCAAATCCCGACAGGAACATGAAATCCGACATAAAGGAGAGAAGGAGCACAACCCAGCTTCAATGAGAGTAAAAGATGCTGCTGAGGCAACTTTGTCCTGGTGAGACTCCTCAAAGTTTCTACACCAGATGCAAAGCATCTATCTTTTAAAGGCCCTTTTGTTCTTCTATTTTAAACCacgtgaaaaaataaaagtcgGTGTTGAGgctcatatacagtatatctgtGTCAAATACATGTCCTGGGCCATATTTCTAGAGGAAAACAAGTGGAAATGGAAAAGTTGACACTTCATTTTTGTTGTGACCTTTCTGTGAATGGACAAGACATTCTGCTGGATATGTATCTATGTATGTAGAAGGAGAACTCCTCACTGATATAACACTGAAATGTGTCgtaatacatttatattaaacAGTAATCATCACATTCCTATATCTGTCTCATGGTGACAGAGTGACACCCAGACATACATTTATGACCCTGACACAAAAGAGCCATGAACCACCACAAACTACCTTTCTATCCATGACGTCTCCTCTTCTTATGTCTTCTTATCTACAAACATAGACACTTCTTTTTGTCGCTGTTGACATGCTAGCGATCAAATGATTGTAGAAAAATGCATTAGTTCAGCTAATGTTGCTTTCCAGTTTAAATATCCTGCAAACTGACATGGGGTAGTCGGCTGGAACAATACCACCAGagtatataaaataaacaaaacagttgACTCTAATCAAGGCTTGACTGACACcacagaaaataagaaaagacaaacagtcaaatcaaatcatcacAGACTTAAAAACTTACCTGCAGGGGTCAAGATCAGTCCAAAGCCGTTTTTCTTTACTACTGTTTTCTAACATTACACTGTTATTACAGTGTAGCCCCCCACCCAGAAGATTGCAGACTCAAGGggcattcctttttttcccccttcctttcagctgaaaaaaactACTTGTTATAAATTTGAATATCACTTTCGGTTGTACCTTTaatcttatttgtttttatttcccgCTGCTACAATGTCCCAGTCATGCTGCAGGTATTGACCTAGTTTCTGTATATTTATgttcttgtttgttgtgttgctgtggtGTTTCCCAGTATCATGCAGGTGTTAGGGGCCTTCCCTTCCCCCAGTGGGACcgcctccacctgcagcctgCTAAATGAAGACACCCTGATTCGCTACGCCAGACTGAGTGCCACAGGAGCTAGCAACTTCCGCTACTTTGTCCTGGACAACTCGGTCATCCTCGCCATGCTGGAGCAACCTCTGGGCAATGAGCAGAGTCAGTAGCTTATCATCCATcctttgatgaaaaaaaatgccagTTTATTGGATTACTGGGGAGAATTAAGGGGTTGCGTGGTTCATCTTTAATGCACAAGTAGGGACTGTCACCTGCCAGATACCCAAGTACTTGGAAGTTAAAACCAAAGAAACAACAGGCCGTCCTGTTTCCCTATAAATGACGGCGTTTCTACCCTAACAGACCCCAGTCCATCGGTGACAGTTTTGATCCGAGGGACGGCTGGCAGACATGCCTGGACCATGCAGCTCTTCCACCAACCCAGAGGAGCTCGGGCCAATCAGAGGGTGAGATCTCTCTGAAAAGCAACATTGCCAAACCAATATCTCCTCAGAAGTgtttaatgtgaaatgtttgaGTTTTGCTTTTATTAAACTTGCAGCTCCACGTCCTTTTCTCTGATAACACAACTCTACTCCATATCTCGTCTACTGCTCTCCTTCCACAGCAGGTGTTTGTTCCTGAGGGCCGTCCAACGCCCAACAATGATGTGGGGATCAAGTACAACGTCAAGCAGAGGCCCTTCCCTGAAGAGGTGGATAAGATTCCTCTAGTCAAAGCTGATGTCAGTATTCCTGACCTGGATGACATTGTCAGTAAGGAGGTGAGATCAGCTTCTTGTTGAACCCTGTCACTGATCTTGTGTCCACATTATGACtaattacacacacatttaaattattCTGATATGGGCATGAACTGAAATATAACCATGCAATAAATTATTCACTCACATTATGTGTTATTATACAAAATCAGGTTGGTTGTATGGGCTGGCAGGATGAATCAAGAGCTCCAAATATACTGATGAGTAATCACCGACAAGTGAGTTGTTGAAGAGATGAAATTTCACCTTTTGGGTGTCTCTTTGGGGGAAAAGGGTCaaatcatgtggtttggtgacAAACATGAAGAtcattttgtttggtttctcaATCCAGTACAACACTTCTGCAATGATTTGTAGCTTTTAATGCAATCCAAAACCACTACAAACTTCAGctggaaaaataaacacagagttGACTCAACACCTCTTTGTCGCGGTCAACGCAGAAAACTTAACAAAGACCGGTTGTATTAAAGGGCTGTTGTAAGTTGTTCTCCAGGTAAGTGTTTGAGTACAGATGCACACTAATGACTCTTTCAAATCAGCTTGGGGAGGTGAAACCTAGGTATTTGCACTGTGGGACTTGCACTTTGTGGGTTCATGCCGAATTTATAAAACCAGTGTAATTTGTTAGCCACAGCCTCTTAAAATGGTTTTTCGTGTTTAAATGCCCAATTTCTCTTGGTATTTCCAGCTGGAAGTTCAGCACGACAAGCTTCGAATTCTGATGACCAAGCAGATAGAGTATGAGAATGCCTTGGAGCGGCACAGCGAGGAAATCTGGAAGTCCAAGCGATACCCTGACCCACAGACAGACTGCAAACCCCCTCCGCCTTCGCAGGAGTTCCAGACAGCAcgcctcttcctctctcacttcGGCTTTCTGTCTCTGGAAGCGCTCAAGGTTGGTAAACATAATTTGTCTGAAAGGTTTTTCACCAAAAAGCTCTTGGATTGAAACCGCGGAAAAGCATTTTTCTGCCAAAATTAAATATTGTATGCAAGCCTTCCAGCTACACACACTTAATTGTATTGCAATGTGATTCTGTTTAAGCCtgtgtaataaataataacaataaatgatAGTGATACTGTAATCTATAAATCAATAAtattacatactgtatatttataacATTGTAATTGTTCATATTATTCATTCAGGATGTAtgtatattacatttattattgataGGAGCCCAACAACAGTCGTCTACCTCCTCATCTGATTGGCCTAGAGTCGTCCTTGCCAGGGTTTTTTGACGACATCAGCTACCTGGACCTGCTCCCCTGCAGACCGTTTGACACTGTCTTTATTTTCTACGTGAGGGCTGGACAGAAAAGCAGCCCAGAGGTGGGAAAGATGGACATTTATAGATGGACTGAAAATGTGCAGATGTTGACCTTGTTACTTCTTTCACAGTGTGTGTATAAAAATCTCTGATTTAAGAATGGATGCGTTCTCATGCTTGTGGTGTTCAGATCCTGCGGAACGTGGAGTCGTCGTCCAGCGTCCAGCCGCACTTTTTGGAGTTCCTGCTGTCCTTGGGCTGGCCTGTGGATGTTGGACGCCACCCAGGGTGGACAGGACACCTAGATACCAGCTGGTCCCTCAACTCCTGCTCTGACAGTAATGATATGCAACACACAGGTAAGGTGCAGAGCTAACTACTGAAGGCTGTGGAGCAATGCATGGTAGCTGTTATGTGTATGTTGGATGTTTGTGGTAAGGAAGTCAATGTTgaacctttgttttgttttgttttgactgtagAGGAAGTGTCTACTCCTGAGGACACAGGAGGTTCAGTGTTCAACGGGGAGAAGAAAGTTTTGTACTACGCTGATGCTCTGACAGAGATCGCCTTTGTTGTTCCGTCTTTGACAGAAAACTCTGGTCAGCATTTGCCCCCTTGAATATGAATTGATAGATATATTTAAGTGAGGGATTCAGAGTTTACACAGTTGTCATTTGCTCTTTTGTCGTTTCCCAGAGGAGTCATCAGTGCACAGTGACTCCACAGTGGAGGCAGACACCAACACAGACCTCATGCCTGGTTTACTCAAACAACCCAATCTCACACTGGAGCTGTTCCCCAACCATTCTGAAAATCTGGAGTCTGCCAAAAAGGTATTATGTGGACATAACTGACCTGTATGCTGAGAGCAGTGCTTATGCTTTCTATTTTATGTCGTGTTTGCTTAATTTAAACTCTCTGTGTTGTGTGCGATTTCTGTAGCTTAGTCCTTTGGTAAAGGCAAAGAGGTCATCGACTGGAAAGTCTTTCCCACCACTGGGTCCTGAGACAAAGGTGTTTGTGGTGTGGGTGGAGCGCTTTGATGATATTGGTAGGCACATTCTCTTTTTACTGCAGCCCTGTCCGGTAATTATGTATAGGATATATTCTGTTACttgcactgtttttttaaactccacACAAAAAACTTTTggtacaaaataataaacagttCCTGTTTCTTAAGCACGAATACCAATGGATTTAGATACGTGAacgttgttgtttttgtgtttttagagaACTTCCCGTTGTCTGATCTCTTGGCGGAAACCAGCACGGGCTTGGAAGCTAGCATGAGCAACAGCACTTCCTGCAGGTAATCACATGTTTACACTCAAAGCACTTTGCTGCGTGTTTGGAGAACATATGGTTTATCAGCTGGTTATGGTCAGGtgcaagaaagaagaagaagaaaaaaaacattctgcaaACCAGCCCATGTTCTACGTTTGTCTACGCAGGAGAACAGACAGAGCATAAACAAACAgtgcaaaaacaggaagtgcaaCACGCAGTGTGTGCAAAAGCACGCAGAGAAAAGGAAGTGTGGCAGAGCTGTGACAATGGTCAGGACTGTGAAGGGGCACAAAGGAAAATTCAGTTTTTGTGAAATATGAGTCATATGTACATTGTTTGTAcattgttgcctttttttttttttacgttgaCATAACTTGTTGCTAAGCAGCTTCGTTTTAAAGATTGTGGATAGATTGACAACAGATGAGGCCACAGACCACGAGCCTCAAACAGTTTTAAATGGGTTGTTTTTAACCAAATGAACAACGCCGCTTTTGAGAGGGTGTTGTCTGGAGGAGTGTGATCTGATGCAACATGATGCAACTCTCATTTCATTAGTGACATAACTAGTTCGCTGAGTGCCCAGATCCCTTGAAAAGATAATAGCTGGGTGTGAGCTGTGAAGATGGCCAAGTTCTCATTTTCAATTAAAAGAGCATCGACTGCATCAGCGGAGGCCAGTCGGGTTCAGTGAAGTTGTACATGAATGTAGTCTATGAGAATACATGGTAATGCCAAATATAAATCAGGCCATTATCTATAAATTGTGtgcttttgatttgatttgtataGTTCCAGTTTCTGAATTATTCTACTGtatattaatgttttgttttagttgttGCAAATCACCCACATCatcttccttttctgttttttctcatcGTCTGTGCTGCAGGTCAGGGTTACTTGAGAAGGACGTTCCTCTGATCTTCATCCACCCTCTGAAGACGGGACTCTTCAGGATCCGGCTGCATGGAGCCGTGGGTAAATTTGGCATGGTGATTCCCCTGGTGGACGGCATGGTGGTCAGCCGCAGAGCACTAGGTATTAtggctctctctgtctttgtttactcCTCTGTACCAAGTGTTCCCTTTTTTTGCCTtgtgaaaaacaacagaggCAACAAGTATTAATGCATCACTTGGTTTTACAGGAAATCTATTCGGGTCATTGATGAGCTCACTGAAATAGTAATCTAAATGCATTAATATTTCATGGTTGACATATGAGTGTACAGGAAATGAACTGAAtctattgttgtttttcattgcAGAAGTTATGGTTTGTAATATGACCAGGGCATGGGTGTGATATGAACAAGGTTCAGTTGAACTGGTACTGCTAAACAGTGTAATGATGAACAGTGTAACATAATTTTACCTCGAAAAACATTACATGAAGCACTTGTAATACCACTTTTGTCCAGTAGATGGCTTTGTTTGGCTTTTCAAAACATAAATGAACAGGAgaaatacatacagtatttaaaagaatatatatttaactCTGTCTGTTAGTCAAGAAAGATAGTTAAATGTTGGAATATATTTCTTGCCCCTAATTTTTCATCTTCACTACTTTTGTCTCATCAAAAGCTCCTATGAATGTTCATGCTTTAAAAGTTGTTATAGGATTCATCCATCTCATCAAATTCCTTTGTATCTCAAAACTGTATACTTTGACCTGATGATCTCccgtgtttgtgtctctctctcagggtTTCTCGTGCGCCAAACGGTCATCAACGTGTGCCGACGGAAGCGTCTGGAAAGTGACTTGTACAACCCGCCTCACGTGCGGCGGAAGCAGAAAATAACTGAGATTGTCCAGCGTTACCGGAACAAGCAGCTGGAGCCCGAGTTTTACACCTCGCTCTTCCACGAGGTGGGGGAGGGGAAGCCTCACCTCTAACCCCCCTGTCCTGTCCTAACACTGGCTCACAAGCGCACACAGCAACACATACGCATACACACCGTTATCCTATACCCACACACCATTTACAactgtgcgcacacacacacacacacacacacacacacacacacacacacacacacacacacacacgcacacacacacagaatctttatatttatactgtactgttttgttatttatatgAATACATATATCAACACTGTCTGCCTTTGACTCCGAGAGCAAAGTGTCAAAAACCATGCCAAGGCGGAAAAAGCTACATTTCTATGTCGCAGCCACTCGTTGAAGATTTGAATGGCTGAAGCTCAACAGTGACTGTCTTTCCTCATTTAGGTCCATGCTTTGTGGCGAAAAAAGAGTTTCTGCTTGTCATTAACTGCAATACAATAGTTACACTGTTGGCCTTTCTGAAATTGTAAAAATAAGTTTGTCCTTTAAACCCTGTGATATGAGTGAACTTCAT from Sparus aurata chromosome 7, fSpaAur1.1, whole genome shotgun sequence carries:
- the LOC115585022 gene encoding ral GTPase-activating protein subunit beta isoform X9 codes for the protein MYSEWRSLQLVVQSDQGHLSVLHTYPTTVGTEVANAVVKPLGTAVSPVATENILKTDKEVKWTMEVLCYGLTLPLEGDTVKLCVDVYTDWMMALVSPRDSMPQPVVKEPNMYVQTILKHLYNVFVPRPEQHSLNHIRLCQQVLTAVQKLARESVSMVRETWEVLLLFLLRINDTLLAPPTVGVGVAEKLAEKLMAVLFEVWLLACARCFPTPPYWKTAREMLANWRHHPPVVEQWSRVACALTSRLLRFTHGPSFPPFKVPDEDANLIPLEMDNDCVAQTWYRFLHMLSNPVDLSNPAIVSTTPKFQEQFLNSSGIPHEVVLHPCLKQLPQIFFRAMRGVSCLVDAFLGISRPRADSAPPTPVNRMSMSPPPSITNTTPPHSRKQRHTVVTKTTSKSSTSSGSQPTKASQQQQQQQQQTSSSPTLLSSPNQSSWESRPLPAPARPKVNSILNLFGQWLFDAALVHCKLHSGLSRDPSMTAIATQVGLELRRKGSQMSTDSMVSNPMFDANEFPESYESGRAEACGTLCRIFCSKKTGEEILPVYLSRFYMVLIQGLQISDFICRPVLASIILNSSSLFCTDLKGINVVVPYFIAALETIVPDRELSKFKIYVNPTDLRRASINILLAMLPLPHHFGNIKSEVLLEGKFNEEDGWPHDQPVSFLSLRLRLVNVLIGALQTETDPTNTQLILGAMLNIVQDSALLESIGAQTETGSIDGSHMTVRSQSHSRTNSGISFTSGGSTEATSPDSERPAQALLRDYALPDTAAGLLVRSIHLVTQRLNSQWRQDMSISLAALELLAGLAKVKVGVDSADRKRAVSSICGYIVYQCSRPAPLQSRDLHSMIVAAFQFLCVWLTEHPDMLDEKDCLVEVLEIVELGISGSKSRQEHEIRHKGEKEHNPASMRVKDAAEATLSCIMQVLGAFPSPSGTASTCSLLNEDTLIRYARLSATGASNFRYFVLDNSVILAMLEQPLGNEQNPSPSVTVLIRGTAGRHAWTMQLFHQPRGARANQRVFVPEGRPTPNNDVGIKYNVKQRPFPEEVDKIPLVKADVSIPDLDDIVSKELEVQHDKLRILMTKQIEYENALERHSEEIWKSKRYPDPQTDCKPPPPSQEFQTARLFLSHFGFLSLEALKEPNNSRLPPHLIGLESSLPGFFDDISYLDLLPCRPFDTVFIFYVRAGQKSSPEILRNVESSSSVQPHFLEFLLSLGWPVDVGRHPGWTGHLDTSWSLNSCSDSNDMQHTEEVSTPEDTGGSVFNGEKKVLYYADALTEIAFVVPSLTENSEESSVHSDSTVEADTNTDLMPGLLKQPNLTLELFPNHSENLESAKKLSPLVKAKRSSTGKSFPPLGPETKVFVVWVERFDDIENFPLSDLLAETSTGLEASMSNSTSCRSGLLEKDVPLIFIHPLKTGLFRIRLHGAVGKFGMVIPLVDGMVVSRRALGFLVRQTVINVCRRKRLESDLYNPPHVRRKQKITEIVQRYRNKQLEPEFYTSLFHEVGEGKPHL
- the LOC115585022 gene encoding ral GTPase-activating protein subunit beta isoform X7, encoding MYSEWRSLQLVVQSDQGHLSVLHTYPTTVGTEVANAVVKPLGTAVSPVATENILKTDKEVKWTMEVLCYGLTLPLEGDTVKLCVDVYTDWMMALVSPRDSMPQPVVKEPNMYVQTILKHLYNVFVPRPEQHSLNHIRLCQQVLTAVQKLARESVSMVRETWEVLLLFLLRINDTLLAPPTVGVGVAEKLAEKLMAVLFEVWLLACARCFPTPPYWKTAREMLANWRHHPPVVEQWSRVACALTSRLLRFTHGPSFPPFKVPDEDANLIPLEMDNDCVAQTWYRFLHMLSNPVDLSNPAIVSTTPKFQEQFLNSSGIPHEVVLHPCLKQLPQIFFRAMRGVSCLVDAFLGISRPRADSAPPTPVNRMSMSPPPSITNTTPPHSRKQRHTVVTKTTSKSSTSSGSQPTKASQQQQQQQQQTSSSPTLLSSPNQSSWESRPLPAPARPKVNSILNLFGQWLFDAALVHCKLHSGLSRDPSMTASFIQILLSYKSSIATQVGLELRRKGSQMSTDSMVSNPMFDANEFPESYESGRAEACGTLCRIFCSKKTGEEILPVYLSRFYMVLIQGLQISDFICRPVLASIILNSSSLFCTDLKGINVVVPYFIAALETIVPDRELSKFKIYVNPTDLRRASINILLAMLPLPHHFGNIKSEVLLEGKFNEEDGWPHDQPVSFLSLRLRLVNVLIGALQTETDPTNTQLILGAMLNIVQDSALLESIGAQTETGSIDGSHMTVRSQSHSRTNSGISFTSGGSTEATSPDSERPAQALLRDYDTAAGLLVRSIHLVTQRLNSQWRQDMSISLAALELLAGLAKVKVGVDSADRKRAVSSICGYIVYQCSRPAPLQSRDLHSMIVAAFQFLCVWLTEHPDMLDEKDCLVEVLEIVELGISGSKSRQEHEIRHKGEKEHNPASMRVKDAAEATLSCIMQVLGAFPSPSGTASTCSLLNEDTLIRYARLSATGASNFRYFVLDNSVILAMLEQPLGNEQNPSPSVTVLIRGTAGRHAWTMQLFHQPRGARANQRVFVPEGRPTPNNDVGIKYNVKQRPFPEEVDKIPLVKADVSIPDLDDIVSKELEVQHDKLRILMTKQIEYENALERHSEEIWKSKRYPDPQTDCKPPPPSQEFQTARLFLSHFGFLSLEALKEPNNSRLPPHLIGLESSLPGFFDDISYLDLLPCRPFDTVFIFYVRAGQKSSPEILRNVESSSSVQPHFLEFLLSLGWPVDVGRHPGWTGHLDTSWSLNSCSDSNDMQHTEEVSTPEDTGGSVFNGEKKVLYYADALTEIAFVVPSLTENSEESSVHSDSTVEADTNTDLMPGLLKQPNLTLELFPNHSENLESAKKLSPLVKAKRSSTGKSFPPLGPETKVFVVWVERFDDIENFPLSDLLAETSTGLEASMSNSTSCRSGLLEKDVPLIFIHPLKTGLFRIRLHGAVGKFGMVIPLVDGMVVSRRALGFLVRQTVINVCRRKRLESDLYNPPHVRRKQKITEIVQRYRNKQLEPEFYTSLFHEVGEGKPHL
- the LOC115585022 gene encoding ral GTPase-activating protein subunit beta isoform X4, with protein sequence MYSEWRSLQLVVQSDQGHLSVLHTYPTTVGTEVANAVVKPLGTAVSPVATENILKTDKEVKWTMEVLCYGLTLPLEGDTVKLCVDVYTDWMMALVSPRDSMPQPVVKEPNMYVQTILKHLYNVFVPRPEQHSLNHIRLCQQVLTAVQKLARESVSMVRETWEVLLLFLLRINDTLLAPPTVGVGVAEKLAEKLMAVLFEVWLLACARCFPTPPYWKTAREMLANWRHHPPVVEQWSRVACALTSRLLRFTHGPSFPPFKVPDEDANLIPLEMDNDCVAQTWYRFLHMLSNPVDLSNPAIVSTTPKFQEQFLNSSGIPHEVVLHPCLKQLPQIFFRAMRGVSCLVDAFLGISRPRADSAPPTPVNRMSMSPPPSITNTTPPHSRKQRHTVVTKTTSKSSTSSGSQPTKASQQQQQQQQQTSSSPTLLSSPNQSSWESRPLPAPARPKVNSILNLFGQWLFDAALVHCKLHSGLSRDPSMTAIATQVGLELRRKGSQMSTDSMVSNPMFDANEFPESYESGRAEACGTLCRIFCSKKTGEEILPVYLSRFYMVLIQGLQISDFICRPVLASIILNSSSLFCTDLKGINVVVPYFIAALETIVPDRELSKFKIYVNPTDLRRASINILLAMLPLPHHFGNIKSEVLLEGKFNEEDGWPHDQPVSFLSLRLRLVNVLIGALQTETDPTNTQLILGAMLNIVQDSALLESIGAQTETGSIDGSHMTVRSQSHSRTNSGISFTSGGSTEATSPDSERPAQALLRDYALPDTAAGLLVRSIHLVTQRLNSQWRQDMSISLAALELLAGLAKVKVGVDSADRKRAVSSICGYIVYQCSRPAPLQSRDLHSMIVAAFQFLCVWLTEHPDMLDEKDCLVEVLEIVELGISGSKSRQEHEIRHKGEKEHNPASMRVKDAAEATLSCIMQVLGAFPSPSGTASTCSLLNEDTLIRYARLSATGASNFRYFVLDNSVILAMLEQPLGNEQNPSPSVTVLIRGTAGRHAWTMQLFHQPRGARANQRQVFVPEGRPTPNNDVGIKYNVKQRPFPEEVDKIPLVKADVSIPDLDDIVSKEVGCMGWQDESRAPNILMSNHRQLEVQHDKLRILMTKQIEYENALERHSEEIWKSKRYPDPQTDCKPPPPSQEFQTARLFLSHFGFLSLEALKEPNNSRLPPHLIGLESSLPGFFDDISYLDLLPCRPFDTVFIFYVRAGQKSSPEILRNVESSSSVQPHFLEFLLSLGWPVDVGRHPGWTGHLDTSWSLNSCSDSNDMQHTEEVSTPEDTGGSVFNGEKKVLYYADALTEIAFVVPSLTENSEESSVHSDSTVEADTNTDLMPGLLKQPNLTLELFPNHSENLESAKKLSPLVKAKRSSTGKSFPPLGPETKVFVVWVERFDDIENFPLSDLLAETSTGLEASMSNSTSCRSGLLEKDVPLIFIHPLKTGLFRIRLHGAVGKFGMVIPLVDGMVVSRRALGFLVRQTVINVCRRKRLESDLYNPPHVRRKQKITEIVQRYRNKQLEPEFYTSLFHEVGEGKPHL